TTTCGATGCGCTTTTGATGCAGTGGATCGAGTTAATGGCGACGGAACAGGATAAATGTAGAAATATGGATTCTGTTAATCCCCTCAAATTGATCAATTGTACCGATCTTGAGTAGCTAACCGGACGATGTAATCGAGATTGCGCACTGCTACCCTTCTTTTCCCCCTCAAAAATCAGGATATTAAAAGACTTTGAGGATAAAAGAATGGGTGATACTGTCGTCCGTTTCTTTTCCCGCATA
The Salmonella bongori NCTC 12419 DNA segment above includes these coding regions:
- a CDS encoding DUF2556 family protein, which translates into the protein MIRKYWWLVVFAVFVFLFDALLMQWIELMATEQDKCRNMDSVNPLKLINCTDLE